The following proteins are encoded in a genomic region of Coffea eugenioides isolate CCC68of chromosome 6, Ceug_1.0, whole genome shotgun sequence:
- the LOC113774564 gene encoding probable pre-mRNA-splicing factor ATP-dependent RNA helicase DEAH2 isoform X1, giving the protein MGTERKRKVSLFDVVDESTVAASKFAKANGSVGGDGMPLTNRWNGRPYSARYYEILEKRKTLPVWQQKNDFLKALGENQTLILVGETGSGKTTQIPQFVLEAIEIESADKRRKYMIGCTQPRRVAAMSVSRRVAEEMDVTIGEEVGYSIRFEDCSSARTVLKYLTDGMLLREAMTDPLLERYKVIILDEAHERTLATDVLFGLLKEVLKNRPDLKLVVMSATLEAEKFQGYFYGAPLMKVPGRLHPVEIFYTQEPERDYLEAGIRTVVQIHMCEPPGDILVFLTGEEEIEDACRKITKEIGNMGDQVGPVKVVPLYSTLPPAMQQKIFEPAPAPLVEGGPAGRKIVVSTNIAETSLTIDGIVYVIDPGFSKQKVYNPRVRVESLLVSPISKASAHQRSGRAGRTQPGKCFRLYTEKSFQNDLQPQTYPEILRSNLANTVLTLKKLGIDDLVHFDFMDPPAPETLMRALEVLNYLGALDDDGNMTKLGEIMSEFPLDPQMAKMLVVSPEFNCSNEILSISAMLSVPNCFVRPREAQKAADEAKARFGHIDGDHLTLLNVYHAYKQNKEDQQWCYENFVNHRALKAADNVRQQLSRIMVRFGLKLCSTDFNSRDYYVNIRKAMLAGYFMQVAHLERSGHYLTVKDNQVVHLHPSNCLDHKPEWVIYNEYVLTSRNFIRTVTDVRGEWLIDIAPHYYDLTNFPNCEAKRVLERLYKKREREGEESKNKK; this is encoded by the exons ATGGGGACGGAGAGGAAGAGGAAGGTGAGCTTGTTCGACGTGGTGGACGAGTCGACTGTGGCGGCGTCGAAGTTCGCGAAGGCTAACGGCAGCGTTGGAGGAGACGGGATGCCGCTGACCAATCGCTGGAATGGCCGGCCTTATTCGGCAAGATACTACGAGATTCTGGAGAAGAGGAAGACTCTACCTGTTTGGCAGCAGAAAAACGATTTCTTGAAGGCCTTGGGAGAAAaccaaaccctaattttggtGGGTGAAACTGGTAGTGGTAAAACCACTCAG ATTCCTCAATTTGTACTGGAGGCTATTGAGATAGAGTCCGCAGATAAACGGAGGAAATACATGATTGGGTGTACGCAACCTAGAAGAGTGGCTGCAATGTCCGTCTCTCGTCGAGTTGCTGAAGAGATGGATGTGACCATTGGGGAGGAAGTGGGTTATAGCATTCGTTTTGAAGATTGCAGTAGTGCAAGAACTGTGTTGAA gTATCTAACAGATGGTATGCTCTTGAGAGAAGCTATGACGGACCCATTGTTGGAACGATACAAAGTTATAATTCTTGATGAAGCTCATGAGAGAACTCTTGCAACAGATGTTTTATTTGGGCTTCTTAAGGAAGTGCTGAAAAACCGGCCTGATCTGAAGCTAGTAGTTATGAGTGCCACCCTTGAAGCTGAAAAGTTCCAAGGCTATTTCTATGGTGCACCTCTCATGAAAGTTCCTGGGAGGCTTCATCCAGTAGAGATTTTCTACACTCAAGAACCGGAAAGGGATTACCTTGAAGCTGGCATACGAACTGTGGTGCAGATACATATGTGTGAACCTCCTGGTGACATCCTTGTTTTTCTCACTGGAGAAGAAGAGATTGAGGATGCATGTCGTAAGATAACCAAGGAAATTGGCAATATGGGAGATCAGGTAGGGCCTGTCAAAGTAGTGCCTCTGTATTCTACACTTCCTCCTGCCATGCAGCAAAAAATTTTTGAACCTGCTCCGGCTCCATTGGTGGAAGGTGGTCCTGCTGGAAGGAAGATTGTTGTCTCTACAAATATTGCTGAAACATCTTTGACCATAGATGGCATAGTTTATGTTATAGACCCAGGTTTTTCCAAGCAAAAAGTATATAATCCTAGAGTTCGTGTCGAGTCTTTATTGGTTTCTCCAATATCGAAGGCAAGTGCTCACCAAAGATCTGGACGTGCTGGAAGAACACAGCCAGGAAAATGTTTTAGGCTCTATACTGAGAAAAGTTTTCAAAATGACCTCCAGCCACAAACGTATCCGGAAATATTACGATCAAATTTGGCAAATACTGTTCTGACATTGAAGAAGCTTGGCATAGATGACTTAGTCCATTTTGATTTCATGGATCCTCCTGCCCCTGAGACATTAATGAGAGCATTGGAGGTGTTAAATTATTTGGGTGCCTTGGATGATGATGGTAATATGACCAAACTAGGTGAAATTATGAGTGAATTCCCCCTGGACCCGCAGATGGCTAAAATGCTTGTTGTCAGCCCAGAATTCAACTGCTCGAATGAAATTCTGTCCATCTCCGCTATGCTTTCAG TACCAAATTGCTTTGTCCGGCCTAGGGAGGCTCAAAAAGCTGCAGATGAAGCAAAAGCTCGTTTTGGTCACATTGATGGGGATCATCTGACGCTGTTGAATGTATACCATGCGTACAAGCAGAATA AGGAGGATCAACAATGGTGTTATGAAAACTTTGTCAATCACCGTGCACTTAAAGCTGCAGATAATGTAAGGCAGCAACTATCTCGGATCATGGTTAGATTCGGCCTCAAGTTATGCAGCACAGACTTCAACAGCCGTGACTACTATGTCAATATCAGAAAAGCCATGTTGGCTGGCTATTTCATGCAGGTGGCTCACTTGGAGCGCTCTGGGCATTACTTGACTGTTAAGGACAATCAA gtGGTTCATTTGCACCCTTCGAATTGCTTGGACCATAAACCAGAGTGGGTTATTTATAACGAGTATGTTTTGACCAGCAGGAATTTCATTCGCACAGTAACTGATGTTCGTGGGGAGTG GTTGATAGACATAGCGCCACATTATTATGATCTCACAAACTTCCCAAATTGTGAGGCAAAGCGTGTCCTGGAGAGATTGTACAagaagagggagagagagggagaggagaGCAAGAATAAGAAGTGA
- the LOC113774564 gene encoding probable pre-mRNA-splicing factor ATP-dependent RNA helicase DEAH2 isoform X2: MGTERKRKVSLFDVVDESTVAASKFAKANGSVGGDGMPLTNRWNGRPYSARYYEILEKRKTLPVWQQKNDFLKALGENQTLILVGETGSGKTTQIPQFVLEAIEIESADKRRKYMIGCTQPRRVAAMSVSRRVAEEMDVTIGEEVGYSIRFEDCSSARTVLKYLTDGMLLREAMTDPLLERYKVIILDEAHERTLATDVLFGLLKEVLKNRPDLKLVVMSATLEAEKFQGYFYGAPLMKVPGRLHPVEIFYTQEPERDYLEAGIRTVVQIHMCEPPGDILVFLTGEEEIEDACRKITKEIGNMGDQVGPVKVVPLYSTLPPAMQQKIFEPAPAPLVEGGPAGRKIVVSTNIAETSLTIDGIVYVIDPGFSKQKVYNPRVRVESLLVSPISKASAHQRSGRAGRTQPGKCFRLYTEKSFQNDLQPQTYPEILRSNLANTVLTLKKLGIDDLVHFDFMDPPAPETLMRALEVLNYLGALDDDGNMTKLGEIMSEFPLDPQMAKMLVVSPEFNCSNEILSISAMLSVSQYSVIKQMVSSRLYASADLPWASSVITNYFSSTKLLCPA, encoded by the exons ATGGGGACGGAGAGGAAGAGGAAGGTGAGCTTGTTCGACGTGGTGGACGAGTCGACTGTGGCGGCGTCGAAGTTCGCGAAGGCTAACGGCAGCGTTGGAGGAGACGGGATGCCGCTGACCAATCGCTGGAATGGCCGGCCTTATTCGGCAAGATACTACGAGATTCTGGAGAAGAGGAAGACTCTACCTGTTTGGCAGCAGAAAAACGATTTCTTGAAGGCCTTGGGAGAAAaccaaaccctaattttggtGGGTGAAACTGGTAGTGGTAAAACCACTCAG ATTCCTCAATTTGTACTGGAGGCTATTGAGATAGAGTCCGCAGATAAACGGAGGAAATACATGATTGGGTGTACGCAACCTAGAAGAGTGGCTGCAATGTCCGTCTCTCGTCGAGTTGCTGAAGAGATGGATGTGACCATTGGGGAGGAAGTGGGTTATAGCATTCGTTTTGAAGATTGCAGTAGTGCAAGAACTGTGTTGAA gTATCTAACAGATGGTATGCTCTTGAGAGAAGCTATGACGGACCCATTGTTGGAACGATACAAAGTTATAATTCTTGATGAAGCTCATGAGAGAACTCTTGCAACAGATGTTTTATTTGGGCTTCTTAAGGAAGTGCTGAAAAACCGGCCTGATCTGAAGCTAGTAGTTATGAGTGCCACCCTTGAAGCTGAAAAGTTCCAAGGCTATTTCTATGGTGCACCTCTCATGAAAGTTCCTGGGAGGCTTCATCCAGTAGAGATTTTCTACACTCAAGAACCGGAAAGGGATTACCTTGAAGCTGGCATACGAACTGTGGTGCAGATACATATGTGTGAACCTCCTGGTGACATCCTTGTTTTTCTCACTGGAGAAGAAGAGATTGAGGATGCATGTCGTAAGATAACCAAGGAAATTGGCAATATGGGAGATCAGGTAGGGCCTGTCAAAGTAGTGCCTCTGTATTCTACACTTCCTCCTGCCATGCAGCAAAAAATTTTTGAACCTGCTCCGGCTCCATTGGTGGAAGGTGGTCCTGCTGGAAGGAAGATTGTTGTCTCTACAAATATTGCTGAAACATCTTTGACCATAGATGGCATAGTTTATGTTATAGACCCAGGTTTTTCCAAGCAAAAAGTATATAATCCTAGAGTTCGTGTCGAGTCTTTATTGGTTTCTCCAATATCGAAGGCAAGTGCTCACCAAAGATCTGGACGTGCTGGAAGAACACAGCCAGGAAAATGTTTTAGGCTCTATACTGAGAAAAGTTTTCAAAATGACCTCCAGCCACAAACGTATCCGGAAATATTACGATCAAATTTGGCAAATACTGTTCTGACATTGAAGAAGCTTGGCATAGATGACTTAGTCCATTTTGATTTCATGGATCCTCCTGCCCCTGAGACATTAATGAGAGCATTGGAGGTGTTAAATTATTTGGGTGCCTTGGATGATGATGGTAATATGACCAAACTAGGTGAAATTATGAGTGAATTCCCCCTGGACCCGCAGATGGCTAAAATGCTTGTTGTCAGCCCAGAATTCAACTGCTCGAATGAAATTCTGTCCATCTCCGCTATGCTTTCAG TTTCTCAGTATTCTGTTATCAAGCAAATGGTGTCGTCTCGCCTCTATGCATCTGCTGACCTACCGTGGGCCTCCTCTGTGATAACCAATTATTTCTCTAGTACCAAATTGCTTTGTCCGGCCTAG
- the LOC113774564 gene encoding probable pre-mRNA-splicing factor ATP-dependent RNA helicase DEAH2 isoform X3 — MGTERKRKVSLFDVVDESTVAASKFAKANGSVGGDGMPLTNRWNGRPYSARYYEILEKRKTLPVWQQKNDFLKALGENQTLILVGETGSGKTTQIPQFVLEAIEIESADKRRKYMIGCTQPRRVAAMSVSRRVAEEMDVTIGEEVGYSIRFEDCSSARTVLKYLTDGMLLREAMTDPLLERYKVIILDEAHERTLATDVLFGLLKEVLKNRPDLKLVVMSATLEAEKFQGYFYGAPLMKVPGRLHPVEIFYTQEPERDYLEAGIRTVVQIHMCEPPGDILVFLTGEEEIEDACRKITKEIGNMGDQVGPVKVVPLYSTLPPAMQQKIFEPAPAPLVEGGPAGRKIVVSTNIAETSLTIDGIVYVIDPGFSKQKVYNPRVRVESLLVSPISKASAHQRSGRAGRTQPGKCFRLYTEKSFQNDLQPQTYPEILRSNLANTVLTLKKLGIDDLVHFDFMDPPAPETLMRALEVLNYLGALDDDGNMTKLGEIMSEFPLDPQMAKMLVVSPEFNCSNEILSISAMLSDSCSFSVFCYQANGVVSPLCIC, encoded by the exons ATGGGGACGGAGAGGAAGAGGAAGGTGAGCTTGTTCGACGTGGTGGACGAGTCGACTGTGGCGGCGTCGAAGTTCGCGAAGGCTAACGGCAGCGTTGGAGGAGACGGGATGCCGCTGACCAATCGCTGGAATGGCCGGCCTTATTCGGCAAGATACTACGAGATTCTGGAGAAGAGGAAGACTCTACCTGTTTGGCAGCAGAAAAACGATTTCTTGAAGGCCTTGGGAGAAAaccaaaccctaattttggtGGGTGAAACTGGTAGTGGTAAAACCACTCAG ATTCCTCAATTTGTACTGGAGGCTATTGAGATAGAGTCCGCAGATAAACGGAGGAAATACATGATTGGGTGTACGCAACCTAGAAGAGTGGCTGCAATGTCCGTCTCTCGTCGAGTTGCTGAAGAGATGGATGTGACCATTGGGGAGGAAGTGGGTTATAGCATTCGTTTTGAAGATTGCAGTAGTGCAAGAACTGTGTTGAA gTATCTAACAGATGGTATGCTCTTGAGAGAAGCTATGACGGACCCATTGTTGGAACGATACAAAGTTATAATTCTTGATGAAGCTCATGAGAGAACTCTTGCAACAGATGTTTTATTTGGGCTTCTTAAGGAAGTGCTGAAAAACCGGCCTGATCTGAAGCTAGTAGTTATGAGTGCCACCCTTGAAGCTGAAAAGTTCCAAGGCTATTTCTATGGTGCACCTCTCATGAAAGTTCCTGGGAGGCTTCATCCAGTAGAGATTTTCTACACTCAAGAACCGGAAAGGGATTACCTTGAAGCTGGCATACGAACTGTGGTGCAGATACATATGTGTGAACCTCCTGGTGACATCCTTGTTTTTCTCACTGGAGAAGAAGAGATTGAGGATGCATGTCGTAAGATAACCAAGGAAATTGGCAATATGGGAGATCAGGTAGGGCCTGTCAAAGTAGTGCCTCTGTATTCTACACTTCCTCCTGCCATGCAGCAAAAAATTTTTGAACCTGCTCCGGCTCCATTGGTGGAAGGTGGTCCTGCTGGAAGGAAGATTGTTGTCTCTACAAATATTGCTGAAACATCTTTGACCATAGATGGCATAGTTTATGTTATAGACCCAGGTTTTTCCAAGCAAAAAGTATATAATCCTAGAGTTCGTGTCGAGTCTTTATTGGTTTCTCCAATATCGAAGGCAAGTGCTCACCAAAGATCTGGACGTGCTGGAAGAACACAGCCAGGAAAATGTTTTAGGCTCTATACTGAGAAAAGTTTTCAAAATGACCTCCAGCCACAAACGTATCCGGAAATATTACGATCAAATTTGGCAAATACTGTTCTGACATTGAAGAAGCTTGGCATAGATGACTTAGTCCATTTTGATTTCATGGATCCTCCTGCCCCTGAGACATTAATGAGAGCATTGGAGGTGTTAAATTATTTGGGTGCCTTGGATGATGATGGTAATATGACCAAACTAGGTGAAATTATGAGTGAATTCCCCCTGGACCCGCAGATGGCTAAAATGCTTGTTGTCAGCCCAGAATTCAACTGCTCGAATGAAATTCTGTCCATCTCCGCTATGCTTTCAG ATAGTTGCAGTTTCTCAGTATTCTGTTATCAAGCAAATGGTGTCGTCTCGCCTCTATGCATCTGCTGA